The Sardina pilchardus chromosome 24, fSarPil1.1, whole genome shotgun sequence nucleotide sequence cactggctgcgCTCATCGTTTTCTGCACAGCGGCCGGAGCAGACAGTGATTAATGATGTTCAAATGGCTTGTGCGTAAGTCAGCATCTGCTGCCGGGGAGGGGCCCCAGCTACCGAGCACGAGCCGGAAACAATGTGGCCGTTCCATACCACCCCAATTTTGGGGGTTGGGTGGTGAACGTgatccctcccccccacccagtCCCCCCTTCGATCACGCAGGGTCTTGTCCCCTACCTCTGATACCCCTGACCCTACACGCAtcaatccaacacacacaactgttcCAGGTTTTCAGAGCAAGCCAAGAGGGTGTAATCCTGACCATGATGGATCACAGggtcagctctgtgtgtgtgtgtgtgtgtgagtgtgtgtgtgtgtgagagagagagagagagagagggagggggagaaaatgTGTGCCCTGGTTTACTGTAACCAATTAAGCGATAATGATGCCAGTTGAAATTAAGCAGCTAGCTCCTCAGGAACTTGGCTACTACAGTTATGCAGCCATCTGCATAAACGCCTTTAAAGAAGAAGAGAGCTTTGTAGAGTGGGGCACCTAACCTACCCTCCAGCCATTTCCTTTGCCTCGAACCCTGAGTGACATATGACATTGGTTAGGTAGTCGTTGATGCCCCCATTTGCATGCAGgcatccatccacccacacacacacacacacacacacacacacacacctacacacgcgcacacacacacacacacacacacacacacacacacacacacacacaaaagtgacaGAAGTACGGAGCAAATGGCAGAACAATTGCGGAGCAGGCCTGGGTGATTTTATGGGGCTTGGCGCAAGCGTGTCATTGTCTTTGGTGATAAAAGGAGACAGTTGGGTCACAAAGGAGCGCCGGCAGTCCCATATGACATTATAGGATTGTGCTGGAGACAAATTAACATTTTATTCATTTGGGATTactagcatgctaatttaaCCCTCCACGCTTGCCACAGTGGCTGCTCTGCGGTCAGGCTAAAGGCTATAAAACTATTCTATTGAAATCTATAAATTCAATATAATTGACTGCACCATACTGATATACAACGAATGCATGCTGAGCTTAAAGCTCAAAGCTTAAAAACGGTTGACCATGCACATTCTAGCCATAATGGCATTAAAAAATCATTTCTTTTTGTATTTTACGGACAAGATAATGCTGTAAAGAGTAGCCTGCTTGTAACGTAAGCTTTCTCGGCATAAAATTCAGAGAGAACTCATCATGATAACTGTTTGTTCTATTTAATAGCAAAAAAAGGTTTGTAAAAAAAAGTACTCTCGCTCGATGTTCAAGGGTATAAAAACTGTAAATACTACTACAAAATCTAACAAGCAGACATGACATCATTATTATTAAGCTATCACCGGATAAACGCAGAGGCACGAGAGGTTCTGTGAGAGCGCTGCTACTCTCACCTAGGCTTCAGTCATTACTGTACAGCCGAGAGTGGATAACGCACAGGGATGAGTGCATTCCACAATGAGCTAATTAAACCAGTGGGAACCCAAAGTGGGCCTGGTGCGTTTCTGCCCAGGCCCTTTTTCTAAGCGGCACGCTCTTGCTGTGAGCCCGTCAGCAAATCACTCTCATTTCACATTGTATAAGAAGCCCTCAGGCAGACAGAACACAGGGCTTGTTTCtgtgagaggggaggaagagagaaggataaTCAGAATTAATTTCTGACGGAAAGGACTGCAATACGGTAATGATGGCAATGTGTTCCCTTTAATGAACACTGTCCACCATGGCCATTAAAGATGGAGGAGATTAGGTTAAGATGGCTGCCGTCTACCATCATGAACCATGTTGGACATCATCGGCGTTGTCTTTCTTAGCAACGGCAGCATCAAGCTGAAAGGAAATTAAGTCAACTTTTGCAAACTTGATTGATGAGGGCAGGATGTCACCTACAAAAAAGTTATATTATAGAGTTGAGGAATTTCAAACAGTGAAAATTCCCAAACACTATGGGGGTGAAAGGCAATGCATACAGAATTAGGAATGTGATGAGTTTGCCTTTTTGCACATACTACATTCTGACTTTAATCTTACATTTGGAATACACTGCAATGGGAAACTAGATCACCTCCCCCACTGTCTAGACCAGACAGAACCAGAGGCCTTTTCACCTGTGCTGCTGGGGCTTAGTCTCAGTTTGCCTTTAGGTTATAGTGAGATGTCTGCTTTTCAGTGCAATatagaaagaaaagaagtcTCATTCATTTGCATTAATATCTTCAGGTTTGCTTTGAGCTTAGCTAGAAACGGGTTTAATTCAAACCGGAACGGAGCTTCTCTAGAGCTTACCTTGCCCAAGTCTAAAGCTTCTCTGCATGTTTGGATCTAGCTAGTGTTTGGCTATCAGCGGCCTGACGTGTGTGGCTAGCTGAGGCTGGGTGTGTTTGGCTAGTGGAGGCTTGATGTGTGTGGCTAGCTGAGGCTGGGTGTGTTTGGCTAGTGGAGGCTTGATGTGTGTGGCTAGCTGAGGCTGGGTGTGTTTGGCTAGCGGAGGCTTGACGTGTGTGGCTAGCTGAGGCTGGGTGTGTTTGGCTAGTGgaggcttggtgtgtgtgtgtccagctgagGCTAGACGTGTGTCCGTTTGGTGTGACGGGGAGCAGCAGAGGAAATGAGCGGCGTGAGCGCCACATGAAGCAGCGCTAGGGTTGGCCCCGGGCTCACAGCCTGCCTCTGCCACGGGGCTTTaatgaggagggggaaagaggagagcGACACATTCATCTCCATGGAGACTGGAGCAGCCAGAGCgtttcctcttcccctctctctctctctctctctctctctctctctctcttgccctcactctctttctgagCAGCTCCCAAGGCTGCATTTTTTCCCTCCAGCTTTGTCCTCACAAATCTGCACAGACCTCAAGTGTGTTTCCTTTCAGTCTTTACAGAAGAGGggttttatttacaaaaatacacacatacacatacaaacacacaaccacacacacacacacacacacacacacacacacacacacaaaggtacaaTTTGTCTTTAGCATGACACACATATGGTTGCATATGAGTTTATGCCATGACACACTGCCAATAGAGGACCTTCCATATGAGATATTTTAAATGGAGATTTGCATTATACTCTTTTGTAAAATGCTATAGAGATTATTTCTAAATAtgtaatatttgtaatattTAGCCAATACAAAGCAAAACCAAAGCACAGACTCTCTGAAAGACCTGCCATAATATTGGGACTACTTTCAAGCCCTGTCTACCATTCAGTAAGACCACTTCGTCACAGTAAATTCTAGGGTCATTGGAGTCGTTGGACGCTTTGTTCACAAGGGGCAAGAATATGAATAacaaaactcacacactcacactctggcATGTGGGCATTTAGCGCATGTTGCTTCATGGTGAATATGTATTATGGcgttaggcctacacacacacacacacacacacacacagagtgagagacacactcctcatacacactcctcctctttaGACCAGGCCTTTGTCCTCCAGAGGAAGACGGGCGTTGCCATAGTGACAGCAGCAACAGAAGGCAGAGGGGTTTGCCTGCCTCATGACCTCCGCTGTGGGGGTGTTTGTCCACTGAAATGGAGACGGAACCTGTCTTTCAAATGAGTAAAgtgtttaaaaacacacacacacacacacacacacacacacacacacacacacacaccctcctcgtGGGCCAGCCGGCCATTGTGTATGTATATCCACATCCTCCGTCAGTGTCTAGCACCTTGTATTACCATTACAAAGCCATTATGATAATATTATCAAAGACCACATTATGCAgtgcccccccccaaaaaaaaagacggTCGAGTGTGGCCGGTGTTAGCCTCACATGTGAAACAAAATAAGGATCAAAGAAATGGGATAAGCAAGACTGCCATACGGTGTCAAGTTGGGAAAACTTGATAACAAAGCAATTTGCTCAGTTGGGAGTTTGTGCAACCAGGTTATGCAAACCTTATAGGCAGAGGTAGTAGCTGATTTAAAGAAACATGGCAAGGGAGATTATGGGACCAAGACAGTGAAGCTTTAGGTTGCAAAACAGATCCCAAACTATTTGCCCCATTCCCATTCTGAAAAATGGTATGAAAATGATTTTACATCAGACTATTCAAACAGTGTGGTAATACACCTACTATTTCTATCTCTAAAAGGTCAGGGAGAAATCACAGTCCTTCCGTTGAACAACATTGGCCTTGGTTCTAATGATCACGCTTCTTATTGACTGAGAGGCACTGAAAGGACAATTTATCCCTCATAGCTCTTTAATTTCACCCACAGAGAACTGCACCAAAAGGTGCCCTTTTATGTGAGAGATAAAAACGCCTGGAACTTTCGGGCAGTTTATTCGTGCAGGCAGAAGGAACCATCTCCCCCGCATGACATCAGTAACCTTTGTGTGTAGACAGAGCACTGGTCTGACGACACACACATCGTCTGCTTGTGACGTCTGCATCATTTGAAGGGCCTTCATGGTATCTCTTGATGGCGCCTAACATATTCAACTCAACCAAATCCAATAGCTTGCAGATTAATGGAGTCACCATAATGGGCCCAGTAATGGCGCTCTTAAAATGGGACATTACTTGTCTTTATTGTTTCGATTTTGATACATTTCTACTTTGTGTTTTTCTAAAAGAATGGGGCTTTGTGCAAAGTCTTTCTGTGACCTGTGTGAGATTTCAAGTACATTTTCCAATCACTACTACAAACAGAAAAAGTCATAATTCATTGTTAAATGTTAAACCAATTATACACATTGTTTTTGCTCTAATTGGGCATGTGCAGTCCAAAAGAATTGGCTGGGATTCTGTTTCATTTCATCAAATACATTCATTTACCGCAAGACTGGGTACATCAAGGGAATGCACTGCAGTATTTATTCTTCAAATTACTCATCAGAGGAGAACGCAAAACTTATCAACAGAATATTAGTCTTAACAGTGTTAAATACTGTTTACTTGGTCATAAATAGCACATTTTGTCTTTCACCCCGTTCATTTTTTTCACCTTGATCAAACTTTTAGTATACCTCACTAGTAAGCCAGGTTGGATGAAAGTGTTTGGAAAATGACAGTCTTGATTCTTCAGGAGGTTAACATCGAATGTGTAATTTTGAATGGAAAGTCTGGAGGCGGTCTACTGCGAGGTCTAGATCAAGGTGTGTCCGAGCCAATCGAACAGCTTGGTTAGGCATCATACAACGATCGAAAGATGATCGACAGTGATGTAGTCATCCACGTCACCTGAGCGCACTTGATTTTATATTGTTTATGACAAAAAGGCTGGAGAAGTGACATTTTTAGATTGAGTGCAATAACTTGAAAAGATGacgggaagaaaaaaaacatgattaaaGCATTTATTAAGAGGGATATTTTTGCTGGTCTCCCGATGCAATTCACATATTTTGCTGCTCCGCCTCCGATTGGTCAAGTCTATCGAATTGCAGAGACATTTTTCCCTAGATCAGTTCAAACACCATAATCCATCATCACGTCCTAATGCCATGTTCCCGAACTCAAATTCTGCAGAATTATGCGCGGCTGACACTGTAACTAAAGTTAACGGTCATTGTAAATGGTAGAGACCACAGACAACCAGACACAACGAATAATACCAGATCCTCAACTTTAATGAAAaggaacaaaaacacataccaGTATCAATATACAGCAAAACCAAAACTCTACCTCTGCATTGATTGGAGATCAAACTACAATGATAAATTCATATCGCTCCTTTGCATGATGAGCAGCAGAATAtaaaatgttggaaaattatTACAAAATTGAAAGGTTTTATGGTGCTTGGTTTCTTTTAAAAAAGGCTTAATTTGcatataaacatatatacaTTTTGACTTGACAATGACAATGTTGTAGCCAAGTTTATGATGGTGGATCATCTCCATGGATAGCCTTATATTTGGTCATTTCTTCTGGGAAAACCTTTCCCAACTCCGAAATAAGGAGACTTTTAAATTTCTGTGAAAATCAAACAAATTAAATTAGTCAAATGTAGACTGCTAGACCCCACGATTAAAAGAATCACAAGGCTTACCAAGCATAACTCTACACTTACACTTAGAAATATAGAGACTACAACTAAAAGCACACTATCaatctttttttcctccagaCCAGTAGCCTGAACAGTTGTGAGTTCAAtacccggcttccaccgttgtgcccttgagcaaggcacttaaacgcgtgttgctccagggacaatggccCTCTTAATGTAATTGAGATATGTAAGtcattttggataaaagtgtatttgtgtatttatcttccctttcccctatacctcacctatGAGGTAAACCactaccagtcatcagccatctttgtgcctggccctcatcacacctgaagtcccatccctctgagtgccattgccatcatcatccctatgactgccctaccatcgcctgctgtggttccctgcccggatCCCTGGCCcccgcatcctagcgacccattaccttccaaaattactaatggattactaatggacaatttattccctacactggactatttgaaccttctgatactacaaatgactttactctactgtaactgaccctaggcagatgagttgagcccttgagtcgtggatctgtctgaggtttcttcctatatgcatctccaattctagggagtttttccttgcccctgttactcatgggctctctttgaatgtttaacactctgtaaagcgccatgagacatgtgtaatgttttggcgctctataagtaaaattaaatttaaattgaaattgtaaatgtgtgtagctCTTAAAACTGGGGCACAGTTATTGATTTCACAGTTGAATACAAGACTGAAATGTGAACTTGCCGTCATAGTGTCAATCTTTCCTTTGACCTGTTCATTCTTTGCCAAGGCTCTCTCCAGGCACTCCTTTGTGTAGAGCTGGGGGTTCCGTCCTTGGTCAATATACCTGTGAAAGAAATGTCCTTCAATATAAAAACTTGTTGACATGGGCAGCTTGAATGTCTACAACATGCCAGGCAAAAAGAGGATATATGAAAGGCAATAAGCATGCATTCATCCCAGACTGTTTCATCTGACATTTCAAATGGACACAGGAAAGGTGTTGATTTCACTGTGCTACAAGGTTGGCGAGGCGATTTGCTACAGTGGTCAATCAGCAGCGAAGCCTTGACATTACACATTTTGGGGTAAATACCAAATAAATAAAGCTACAGCAATCTTGTAGCAGCAGGATTTCTACTAAAGTTGCATCCTTAAATGAATCACCATCAAAGCTtaaatattttaacattttggcCAGATGTGAAAGACTCACTCAAAAGCTTCCAGAGGTACGTTGATGTCGTGCAGCTGTTGTCGGCATTTCTCGATATCTTGCAATCCAGTGATCATGAAGTTTCTGTGGGACAAAGGAGAAGAGGTCATTTGAAGTTGCCAGTGCCTTAAGCTCATCGTCACCATGGATTAATTTGTGTCTACACATAATAATGTGTATTTCTACAACACTTAAGTATTAAAGAGCATCCTTAACCTTGCATACAACTCATATCCTGATCATTTACAGAGAAGACTACAGTCAAGTCATAACAGACAGACGTCAACAGCTAGCATGACTGTCCTGACTACTAGGTAGTGTCGGCTAATGTTAATGATACAATGTGTTACAACCAGGCTAGTGCAATCCCTGACCAAAACGACTTAATTTATATCTTCATCTCAATGCTTAAGCTTATTGAGATACATGATAAACGTTTCGCATGTATGGCAGCAACATATTACCAGCCTACAAGCCTATAGTTAGCTTGCTATCTGGCTAACCCATAGCTCACCATGCTAGCATGCTTAGCTTATTTTACAGTCCAAGGATATGCTTTCTTGTAGGTTAAATGTCTAGCGATCTTTTAAGTCATCCAGTCCTCGTTATTTAGTGTTCGTTTTTGTAACGTTATAACAATTCATTTTGAAGTCTTACTAGAAAGACCACTTACAGCTTCTGATTCAGTCCCGTCTGGCTGCTTGGTTGAAAGTCACTTACGATGATCCCCAACTGACGGATATTTTCGATGAATTTTTCCAGATGCTCCTCTAAGTTATCAAATTTTTCAGCCATAATAGCTCAATTAGTCGTACAACTACCAGGAATACTTTACATTAAAAGAAAACGTAAGTAAACAAAGGTTTCTTAGTGCGTTTTCATCATAGACCTAATAGACTTCATAGTGCCCATACCG carries:
- the med10 gene encoding mediator of RNA polymerase II transcription subunit 10, producing MAEKFDNLEEHLEKFIENIRQLGIIVSDFQPSSQTGLNQKLNFMITGLQDIEKCRQQLHDINVPLEAFEYIDQGRNPQLYTKECLERALAKNEQVKGKIDTMTKFKSLLISELGKVFPEEMTKYKAIHGDDPPS